From a region of the Pecten maximus chromosome 18, xPecMax1.1, whole genome shotgun sequence genome:
- the LOC117316741 gene encoding protein odd-skipped-related 2-like isoform X2, producing the protein MATIPHPVYSASPISALTNWSEMYPISQSRPYSMGSLGVPLQTCLTFNAYTFNQWGSAMYPTFVPRGGNSDLHEKLNRKDENNRECVPVRKPRFDFANLAKAATEGATDRRDGIDIEAQIISHVMMNIGSLRYNPMTSSFSPVTSSPRANPVTPNKRPRGRGPARTKKEFICKYCGRNFTKSYNLLIHERTHTDERPYSCEICGKAFRRQDHLRDHRYIHSKEKPFKCTECGKGFCQSRTLAVHKTLHMQQQNGQAPTKPLKLCKTT; encoded by the exons ATGGCGACTATTCCACATCCGGTTTATTCAGCAAGCCCGATTTCTGCGCTGACGAACTGGAGTGAAATGTACCCCATCAGTCAATCAAGGCCGTACTCCATGGGATCTTTAGGAGTACCTCTACAAACCTGCCTAACATTCAACGCATACACATTCAACCAATGGGGATCGGCTATGTACCCGACATTTGTACCTAGGGGAGGGAACTCCGATTTACATGAAAAACTAAACCGGAAGGACGAGAACAATAGAG AATGTGTACCTGTTCGGAAGCCTCGGTTTGATTTTGCCAACCTCGCAAAAGCAGCAACAGAGGGCGCTACCGATAGAAGGGACGGGATCGACATCGAGGCTCAGATAATTAGTCATGTTATGATGAATATCGGTTCGCTGAG ATACAACCCCATGACAAGTAGTTTCAGTCCTGTGACGTCATCACCACGTGCTAACCCTGTGACCCCAAATAAACGACCTCGCGGCAGAGGACCAGCAAG AACCAAGAAAGagtttatctgtaaatattgcGGTAGAAATTTTACTAAGTCGTATAACCTGCTGATTCACGAGCGGACACATACAGACGAACGCCCCTACTCCTGTGAGATCTGCGGCAAGGCCTTCCGGCGTCAGGACCATCTCCGAGACCATAG ATATATCCATTCAAAGGAGAAACCATTTAAATGTACAGAATGTGGGAAAGGTTTCTGTCAGTCCAGGACTTTAGCTGTCCACAAAACTCTTCACATGCAG CAACAGAATGGCCAGGCACCGACGAAACCCCTGAAGCTTTGCAAAACCACGTGA
- the LOC117316741 gene encoding zinc finger protein 3-like isoform X1, with product MPKSFLIRTQRDMKREQRPLDQQIVYPSSPEESKQCFSDSMATIPHPVYSASPISALTNWSEMYPISQSRPYSMGSLGVPLQTCLTFNAYTFNQWGSAMYPTFVPRGGNSDLHEKLNRKDENNRECVPVRKPRFDFANLAKAATEGATDRRDGIDIEAQIISHVMMNIGSLRYNPMTSSFSPVTSSPRANPVTPNKRPRGRGPARTKKEFICKYCGRNFTKSYNLLIHERTHTDERPYSCEICGKAFRRQDHLRDHRYIHSKEKPFKCTECGKGFCQSRTLAVHKTLHMQQQNGQAPTKPLKLCKTT from the exons ATCAACAAATTGTATATCCTTCATCACCAGAAGAGAGCAAACAGTGTTTCTCAGACTCAATGGCGACTATTCCACATCCGGTTTATTCAGCAAGCCCGATTTCTGCGCTGACGAACTGGAGTGAAATGTACCCCATCAGTCAATCAAGGCCGTACTCCATGGGATCTTTAGGAGTACCTCTACAAACCTGCCTAACATTCAACGCATACACATTCAACCAATGGGGATCGGCTATGTACCCGACATTTGTACCTAGGGGAGGGAACTCCGATTTACATGAAAAACTAAACCGGAAGGACGAGAACAATAGAG AATGTGTACCTGTTCGGAAGCCTCGGTTTGATTTTGCCAACCTCGCAAAAGCAGCAACAGAGGGCGCTACCGATAGAAGGGACGGGATCGACATCGAGGCTCAGATAATTAGTCATGTTATGATGAATATCGGTTCGCTGAG ATACAACCCCATGACAAGTAGTTTCAGTCCTGTGACGTCATCACCACGTGCTAACCCTGTGACCCCAAATAAACGACCTCGCGGCAGAGGACCAGCAAG AACCAAGAAAGagtttatctgtaaatattgcGGTAGAAATTTTACTAAGTCGTATAACCTGCTGATTCACGAGCGGACACATACAGACGAACGCCCCTACTCCTGTGAGATCTGCGGCAAGGCCTTCCGGCGTCAGGACCATCTCCGAGACCATAG ATATATCCATTCAAAGGAGAAACCATTTAAATGTACAGAATGTGGGAAAGGTTTCTGTCAGTCCAGGACTTTAGCTGTCCACAAAACTCTTCACATGCAG CAACAGAATGGCCAGGCACCGACGAAACCCCTGAAGCTTTGCAAAACCACGTGA